DNA from Neovison vison isolate M4711 chromosome 12, ASM_NN_V1, whole genome shotgun sequence:
TGAAGGGGCTCGTGTCTGTGTGGGTAGGACGGTACgccctgtgtgcatgtgtgcagagGAGGGGGCCGggctggaggcaggaaggagcagaggggccGAGCACTGAAGCAGCCTCGAGAACAGGACCCAGCCCTCAAAATATAAACCGGCTGAATGGGCAGCCCCTCgccctccaccccgccccccgtCCCTGTCCCTGGTGTGCCGCCGCCCTCCTGCTGGTCTCTGCTTCTACTTCTTACGCCCAATCTGTGCCATCAGGAGTGCGTTGGCAGCTGCCTTGGCCTGCAGGTTCTTGGCCTTGGCAATGTTGAAGAGGATGTTCATGATATTTGTGGGGACATCAAGGGACAGCGTGAACTTGGTGTGCCGGTCACTCTTGGCCTTGTCCTGGTGCGGCCTGCCCTTGAGCTGAGCTGGGGGGAGGTATTTGTACCGGGCACTTCCCGCTCCACTGCTGCCCCCGGAGCCTGGGAAGGTCCTCTTCTTcttgccctcttcctcctcctccttctcctcgtcctctcctgaggaggggtctTGGCTGGGCAGGTAGGGGAAGCCTCTCTTGCTCAGCGGTGGTACATCCTCCAGCGAGCTCCTCCTGGCTTCCGACAGGGCCGTGTTGATACAGCTGAAGAAGGACTTGGCTCTGTACAGCTTCTGGGAGAGGCCCGGCCGGGGGGCCCCTgggaacagcagcagcaacagcaggagGTGGGCTGGCTTCAGCATCTCTCCCTGGGGGCGAGAACAGGGGTGTGAGAAGGGTTCAGTGCTCAGGAGGACAGGGGTTAAAACTCAAGAGGGCTTTGGTCATAGTCTACAACAGTTCTCAAAGTGGGCACGCGGGGCCAGCAGCAGCATCGGGAAGTTGGTTAGAAATGCAAAGAATTCTCAGGTCTTGCCCCCAGAATGACTAGATCCAAAAGTCCGGGGCCAGGGATCTGAGTTTAATCAAGtcttcaggtgattctgatggtCGGTGAAGTCTGAGCGCCATCGATGGGCTGGTATTGATGACTTCTGTTTCGTTCAGCTTTGCTGGCCGCTGCCGGCCCTGCGAGATGAACGGCGAGTGTGCCGGGGGAGCGTTCCGTGGCTTACTGGGGTTGATGGCTTTTAGTTCTCTTGTCCTCAGCGCTGCTGACGCAGTGCATCCCTATTGCTTAAAGACTGTGGTGGGCCGTCCGGTCAGTGTGGTGGGCCGTCCGGTCAGTGTGTCCGAGGCTGTCCGGTCAGTGTGGTGGGCCGTCCGGTCAGTGTGTCCGAGGCTGTCCGGTCAGTGTGGTGGGCCGTCCGGTCAGTGTGTCCGAGGCCGTCCGGTCAGTGTGTCCGAGGCTGGTCGGGAAGACCCGCCCCCCTGCGGGGCTGTCAGTATTCCTCGGGAGCAAAcagttgtgaatttttttttttaatttttattttatttttattttttttaagattttatttatttatttgacagagagagatcacaagtaggcagagaggcaggcagagagagagagaggaggaagcaggctccccgctgagcagagagcccgatgcgggactcgatcccaggaccctgagatcatgacctgagccgaaggcagcggcttaacccactgaatttGTTTGGTTTTACCACAGAATTTATGAAGTGAAATTCAGTCTGGTCTCTGTGTAGAGGTGTTAAGTACTTCACAAAAAACACCTGTGTGTTCTAGTGTCGAAGACTGATACGACCTCAATCCTGAAACGACCGGCTGTCCCTATGATGTGGAAGTTCTTGGTTATCTGTTTGGCTGAGTGAGAGAGACATGGTCTGAGAGCCAACCCAGGGACACCCATGTCCGAGGACGTGCCGCTCCGGGAGTGGGTCGGGGCCTTCAAACACAGGGGAGCTGCGCTGTGGTCCCGGGCCAGCAGCGATGCTCAGAGCCACGGAAGGACGATAGTCTTTAGCGACCATTTGCATttagtcttttatttaaaaaaagcaagaaagaaaaggaaaaaccctAAATTTAGTGTAGGCAGCATGTGTGGCCATGACAACGTCCAGCTCGGTGTCCCTCCTGCACCCTGGACTTCGGGTTTGAAGCCATCATGGTTGTCGGGCCACTGCGACACTGTGCTGACCCAGCAGGGACACGGGCTTGAGCGCGGTCATTGCcacccctctgccctgcctccttTGCAGCAACAGCTCCCCGCTGACCATCTGAATTTGGGTTGGGTGTGGTCACTGGGCCTCAGGCAAATGGTGAAGTGGACAGAATTCACCTCCTGCGTACTAGGACCAAACCTGCCCTGCACCCCAGCCCCTGTGGTCTGTCCTGTCTGCACTCTCTCCAGCTCTGGACCAAGGATGCAAGGTTCATTGACTTCACCGTCTCCTTCTATGAAGCGTGAGTAAAAAATGTGAGGTCAAAGGTGTGGGATTTCatcaactcccctcccccaggaaggACCGCTGGCTGTGCTGGGCACCCCGACATGCtgaccccctcaccccctcccaggAGGCACAAAGAGTGAAGGGTTGCCCTTGGGCTGCTTTACCTGAACCTGGAGTTTATTTTCTGCCTGAGACATCCTTGGTTCCCACATAAGAAAGCAAGAAAGGTGTGGTTAGCTGTCGAACTTGGGGGCCGCTCCTATAAGGTAGTTTTTGAGGAAGCGAAACAAATTGGATAAAGAAATCAACCTGGGTTCCTTCTGGGCGTTAAGAAGGCTGGACTAGCACAGGATCCTTCTGTTTTCTGTGGTgacagggagaggtgggggggcagCGGGCTGTCCGAGGCTGAGGGCTAGCCTCAGCTCTGCAGATCATCGCCAACATGACCTGGAGCAGGTCATTTCCCAGAAACAGAGAGGGAATGAACCCACACTGCCGTCCCAGCTTCTTCAGGCTGTGAACGGATGGGGCCAGAGCTGAGCCTGAAGTACCCGAGCCCCGTTCTCTCTCTAAAGGAGAATCCTGGGAGGCCTCACCCGCACACGGACCTGGCAGGTGTTCCTTAGAAGCCTAGAGTTTTCCTGGACACTCCACATTGTGCCTAccgccttcctttttctttcccttaagaAACCAGCTGGATTTGTTcatctgttatttgtttttacatcttaaaaatttcaagtttattttatcCGACAGTTATGAAAAAAAATAGGTGATCCTTGCTTTATGTGCTCCAAATGCATGCCCTCCTACCCCCGGGTCTGGGCATGTGGTGTTGTGCAGAGAAATCAACACGGACTCTGGGGTTACAGggacccaggttcaaatcctcCTCGTCCTTTGCCCAACCCCGTGGGCAGGGTGCTTGACCTCTGTGCCTTTCCACTTCCTCATCTGACAGATGGAGACAGCGCTAACTGCCTCATAGAGCTTACACGAAAGAAAGATGAACTTGAGGTGGAAAATGCGCTTGCTCTAGACAGCTACTTAATAAAGGAGGCCACTTCCTCTCCGTTTACACACGAATCCTCTCCAGTTCCAATGAGGATAGGATTCAATCCACGTGTAACCGTCTCGGAAGCCACACCTGCATCTTTttatctgtgtctctctctacatCTACATCTCGACGTGCCGGTGACTTTGTCCCACTCGTTTGACCCTGCAGACCAATCCCTTTATTGTGTTGTATTTCTGGCTTTTAGGTTTTGGCCGTTCTCCCGTTTTCTCTGTCCTCAGCCCGGCAGGCTCCCCCGGCCCTAAACTCCATCTCGGTCAGCTGCTGTCAGCTTTTCCAGGCGCTCAGAACCACGTGGGGGGTTGTTCAAACGTGGGCTGCAGGGCGCTGTCCCGGGGGCTTCCAGGTCAGTAGGTTTGGGAAGAGGCCTGAGCTTCTGCCTCTCTAACGTGCTCCTGGAGGACAGGGACAGGGGGGATCCGGGGACAGCACCGTGAGAACCGCCCCTGTGAGCGCCCCCTGTCCTCCGGCGAGCTCCTTAGAATTCCCGGAGAGCATTCGACCAGGGGGCGTATGGACTATCTCTGTGGGAAAATGGactcttttcttttaatgtcttttaatatTGTGTTCAATAACCAGACACCGGCTTTCTCATTTACCCAGCTAGTTCCTGGTTGTTTTGTGTAAACATAGGATGAATCTTGGCTTTAGCTGCCTTACTGCATGGAGGCATCTGGAACTTTGGAGCAGTTTCAAGGGCTTGTAAGATGGAAAGGATTTAAAGACTCAAAAAGCCGGTTCCCAGAGAAAGGGTTAATGCTGGCAGGGAGGTTGTGGAGAGAGTTTAGGGTTTTcagggcaggagggaagaagGTCTCCAGGGCAGAGAGAAGCCCTGTGCTCCTCAGTCAAGTCTGATTCAGGAGCAAGCTTCCCCTCCTACATTCTCTGGATTCTTTCGCGGTCACCCCTAGTGAGCCATCACAAAGGTTTAGGCGGTCCCTGCTACCTGCTGTGAAAGCCAGCCTCCCCTCTAGTTAGATGGAAGAGGACAGAGCTCTCCGGCTGTGCTTTTCGGGTTTGGGTACCTGAAACTCCCCTTCTTTTGGGTTCCAGCAAGGACGTCTCGGGGTGCTTCTCAGAGCTGTCCCAGAGTCCCGCCCGAGGACCTGAGGCCGCAAGGGACCTGCGCCAGCCTGGGGCAGAGCACCCCCAGGGAGAGGGTGCTCCAAGGGGGAAAGGTACAGGTGGTAAAGCCAGAGGCAAACAGCGTCACCGCCCTGTGCCAGCCCATTTTCCGGAGGTGAGGAAGGCGGGGTGAGTCCCCGTATTacaagcacccccacccccgccccgtttTACCCCTTGGTCTGCAAACACTGTCAAGCAGCtgaatttaaaaaccattttataaAACCGTGGCTGCCGAATCTAGAGTTTTATGCATGTCAACACGTGTCAGAGTAAGGAGCTGTTTTCTTACAGTGGACTCCtggaagtgtgtatgtgtgtcacaCACATCCCCACAGAAAGGCTAGCAGCTCACCCTCCAAGTGAGCCTCCAAGGAGGGTTTCTGCGTGAAAGGCTGCTTTCCCCGAAGAGGGAGGAACAGCAAGGAGAATCAGACATGATATAGAGAACGTGTCCTGGCAGCGTTCAGAGTCACCTTATTTAACCCATTCTCAGAAGTGGGGTGcgcgcacgcatgtgtgtgtatgtgcatgtgtgtgtgtgtgtgtgatcgcCACTAGATTGCCATGTTTGAGGAGAAAATTGCAAACACGACTTCTCAGAGAACTTGGACATCAGAGACATCAAAATCCATCTTTATGTTCCCTCCCCTTCTCAGGCAGCACCAAGTCATTACGGGTGTCTGTCCCCTTCCTCTAATGTCCCCAATTTGGCAAGGGACAAAGGACTCTGGGTGTTGAAGGCAGAGGACCTGGATTTGAAACTACCCTCTCCCCCCCAACTGCCCCGGGGTGAATCAATCACTGAGCCTCTCCGCGCGGCCACAGCCCGAGAAGGAGACATTCCCTGCCCCGCAGGTGTGCAGAGAGGAACCGGTCAATCCAGGCCAGCACCCTCCTGCTCCTGGGCAGGAACGTGGGGAATGACGGCTTTGTATTCACACGCACCTCCCCATTTCTTCGGAAACATACATTTGCAAGAACCTGTTCTGCCTCCAATCTATTACCCTTGTAAAGCAGGTCTCTCTGTACCAGCAAAGGGAGGATGGGCTTCTACTTACCTCAGACGCACACTGTGGGGTTCCGCACCCTGCTCCCTGGGCTGTGAGTAGGGGCGCTTGCCGCCTTGGTCTCTCACCCCTCTCTGGTCCCCAGCATGTCCTGCTTAACCAGGACCAGTACATTCATCCTTCATGGACGAGTCCCCAGCCCAAACCTTACCTGTGAGTGGCCTTCGCTCTGGAGTCGAaaccctcagcgaggcaggcggCAGCTTCAGGACCAGGAGGTCTGCCCCAGAAACATCCCCTTGAACTCCTGTCTCTGCT
Protein-coding regions in this window:
- the UCN3 gene encoding urocortin-3 isoform X2, coding for MLKPAHLLLLLLLFPGAPRPGLSQKLYRAKSFFSCINTALSEARRSSLEDVPPLSKRGFPYLPSQDPSSGEDEEKEEEEEGKKKRTFPGSGGSSGAGSARYKYLPPAQLKGRPHQDKAKSDRHTKFTLSLDVPTNIMNILFNIAKAKNLQAKAAANALLMAQIGRKK
- the UCN3 gene encoding urocortin-3 isoform X1, whose amino-acid sequence is MWEPRMSQAENKLQVQGEMLKPAHLLLLLLLFPGAPRPGLSQKLYRAKSFFSCINTALSEARRSSLEDVPPLSKRGFPYLPSQDPSSGEDEEKEEEEEGKKKRTFPGSGGSSGAGSARYKYLPPAQLKGRPHQDKAKSDRHTKFTLSLDVPTNIMNILFNIAKAKNLQAKAAANALLMAQIGRKK